In a single window of the Pocillopora verrucosa isolate sample1 chromosome 4, ASM3666991v2, whole genome shotgun sequence genome:
- the LOC131779764 gene encoding 46 kDa FK506-binding nuclear protein-like isoform X2 encodes MFWGVTLDSGKRYTQTVEKSFHLSMAALGFQNCSSVPVTIMVEVDKAQFALCTLQPGKIPQQPLDYCFTEGEEITFFTEGPGDVHLTGYLVDEPNAVEFEESDEEVSAGSEKSASNSDSAEDDDESSSEEVTLGDLFQSGDLISSDDDDEDEESADLDWDPSKDNPKRRKPSKKRKKKKQAENLDENNIISLMDVEQTEVTLSNYSMHGENEGSNGGQKNTKSEIELRKKEGNKKKRKVVETENQTVENGLKPAKKLKKKGKKSQLNSPNSDGKTEKSKTQENSSEQTSLGSNLLTKNSYTQVKQVTQIKRGKETQPSPGKQSGQPQTTLAKRKTLPGGTVFEDIKKGTGPMAKRGQIVHLYYKGTLAKNKKQFDACLSGQPLSFRVGAGQVIQGWDQGVTGMQVGGKRRLIVPPSQGYGHEKIGPIPPNSTLEFEVQLVKLQ; translated from the exons ATGTTTTGGG GGGTCACTCTTGATTCTGGGAAACGTTACACCCAGACAGTGGAAAAGTCATTCCACTTATCAATGGCTGCTCTGGGCTTTCAGAACTGTTCATCAGTGCCAGTGACAATAATGGTTGAAGTGGATAAAGCTCAGTTTGCATTGTGCACACTGCAGCCTGGCAAAATTCCACAACAGCCTTTAGACTATTGTTTTACAGAAGGAGAAGAGATAACTTTCTTTACAGAAGGCCCCGGGGATGTACATTTaacag GTTATTTAGTGGATGAACCTAATGCTGTGGAATTTGAAGAATCAGATGAGGAAGTATCGGCAGGAAGTGAAAAATCTGCAAGCAACTCTGATTCAGCtgaggatgatgatgaatcATCCAGTGAGGAAGTGACTCTTGGAGACTTATTTCAAAGTGGAGATTTGATcagcagtgatgatgatgatgaggatgaagaGAGTGCAGATTTGGACTGGGATCCATCAAAGGATAATCCAAAGAGGAGAAAACCaagtaagaaaaggaagaagaaaaaacaggcTGAGAATTTGGATGAAAAcaatattatatctctaatggATGTTGAACAAACTGAAGTAACTTTGTCAAATTATAGTATGCATGGTGAAAATGAAGGCAGTAATGGAGGGCAAAAAAATACTAAATCTGAAATTGAACTCAGgaagaaagaaggaaacaagaaaaagaggaaagtggTTGAAACAGAAAATCAGACAGTTGAAAATGGACTTAAACCAGCtaaaaaactgaagaagaaaggaaaaaaatctcaattaaACTCACCAAACAGTGATGGCAAGACAGAAAAGTCAAAAACTCAAGAAAATAGCAGTGAGCAGACTTCATTAGGTAGTAACTTGCTTACAAAAAACAGTTACACTCAAGTTAAACAAGTAACACAAATAAAAAGGGGAAAGGAGACACAACCAAGTCCTGGGAAACAGAGTGGTCAACCACAAACCACCTTG GCAAAGAGGAAAACGCTACCAGGAGGAACTGTGTTTGAAGACATTAAAAAAGGGACAGGACCAATGGCCAAAAGAGGACAGATA GTTCATTTATATTATAAAGGAACTTTAGCAAAGAACAAAAAGCAGTTTGATGCTTGTCTGAGTGGACAGCCACTTTCATTCAGAGTTGGTGCAGGACAGGTCATACAAGGCTGGGATCAGGGTGTCACTG GAATGCAAGTAGGTGGGAAAAGGAGATTGATAGTACCTCCATCACAAGG ATATGGTCATGAAAAGATAGGACCAATTCCACCCAACAGTACGTTGGAGTTTGAAGTTCAACTTGTGAAACTGCAGTAA
- the LOC131779764 gene encoding 46 kDa FK506-binding nuclear protein-like isoform X1: MFWGVTLDSGKRYTQTVEKSFHLSMAALGFQNCSSVPVTIMVEVDKAQFALCTLQPGKIPQQPLDYCFTEGEEITFFTEGPGDVHLTGYLVDEPNAVEFEESDEEVSAGSEKSASNSDSAEDDDESSSEEVTLGDLFQSGDLISSDDDDEDEESADLDWDPSKDNPKRRKPSKKRKKKKQAENLDENNIISLMDVEQTEVTLSNYSMHGENEGSNGGQKNTKSEIELRKKEGNKKKRKVVETENQTVENGLKPAKKLKKKGKKSQLNSPNSDGKTEKSKTQENSSEQTSLGSNLLTKNSYTQVKQVTQIKRGKETQPSPGKQSGQPQTTLQAKRKTLPGGTVFEDIKKGTGPMAKRGQIVHLYYKGTLAKNKKQFDACLSGQPLSFRVGAGQVIQGWDQGVTGMQVGGKRRLIVPPSQGYGHEKIGPIPPNSTLEFEVQLVKLQ; the protein is encoded by the exons ATGTTTTGGG GGGTCACTCTTGATTCTGGGAAACGTTACACCCAGACAGTGGAAAAGTCATTCCACTTATCAATGGCTGCTCTGGGCTTTCAGAACTGTTCATCAGTGCCAGTGACAATAATGGTTGAAGTGGATAAAGCTCAGTTTGCATTGTGCACACTGCAGCCTGGCAAAATTCCACAACAGCCTTTAGACTATTGTTTTACAGAAGGAGAAGAGATAACTTTCTTTACAGAAGGCCCCGGGGATGTACATTTaacag GTTATTTAGTGGATGAACCTAATGCTGTGGAATTTGAAGAATCAGATGAGGAAGTATCGGCAGGAAGTGAAAAATCTGCAAGCAACTCTGATTCAGCtgaggatgatgatgaatcATCCAGTGAGGAAGTGACTCTTGGAGACTTATTTCAAAGTGGAGATTTGATcagcagtgatgatgatgatgaggatgaagaGAGTGCAGATTTGGACTGGGATCCATCAAAGGATAATCCAAAGAGGAGAAAACCaagtaagaaaaggaagaagaaaaaacaggcTGAGAATTTGGATGAAAAcaatattatatctctaatggATGTTGAACAAACTGAAGTAACTTTGTCAAATTATAGTATGCATGGTGAAAATGAAGGCAGTAATGGAGGGCAAAAAAATACTAAATCTGAAATTGAACTCAGgaagaaagaaggaaacaagaaaaagaggaaagtggTTGAAACAGAAAATCAGACAGTTGAAAATGGACTTAAACCAGCtaaaaaactgaagaagaaaggaaaaaaatctcaattaaACTCACCAAACAGTGATGGCAAGACAGAAAAGTCAAAAACTCAAGAAAATAGCAGTGAGCAGACTTCATTAGGTAGTAACTTGCTTACAAAAAACAGTTACACTCAAGTTAAACAAGTAACACAAATAAAAAGGGGAAAGGAGACACAACCAAGTCCTGGGAAACAGAGTGGTCAACCACAAACCACCTTG CAGGCAAAGAGGAAAACGCTACCAGGAGGAACTGTGTTTGAAGACATTAAAAAAGGGACAGGACCAATGGCCAAAAGAGGACAGATA GTTCATTTATATTATAAAGGAACTTTAGCAAAGAACAAAAAGCAGTTTGATGCTTGTCTGAGTGGACAGCCACTTTCATTCAGAGTTGGTGCAGGACAGGTCATACAAGGCTGGGATCAGGGTGTCACTG GAATGCAAGTAGGTGGGAAAAGGAGATTGATAGTACCTCCATCACAAGG ATATGGTCATGAAAAGATAGGACCAATTCCACCCAACAGTACGTTGGAGTTTGAAGTTCAACTTGTGAAACTGCAGTAA
- the LOC131779762 gene encoding kinesin-like protein KIF15-B: MKKTPISHRHLPSSTRHSDDVNKTRNATSKTRPLVSSSSSTSDFQQKSKNDSVFGKTLLDTQTSLSVRDRQLQKYQQQLEHLKKENNELKAELQFIRSLYKQLVEEVPQERFDERRVNLLKSQVIQLERQVLLQASALQARKNLFLQIENKLLNLKETLRSLYSPDEPSNYLTVSREYIQNLEYRLEGTRLDLYKNKESAEADDLCLPAIYMDDFLKQSKSVEDQTVTLLDCCSGKVEHLNLKHVSRLESKLCKLYKNMVCLKEMLTVEPSSQPASLISEHISQPIRDRLASHVTTVTDMLRDCSEDLLSLSVLYPAAPWPPLKKAIREDLTEESIMSHMPELSRKKQQEVRSVVQALMKSISYSKHILSLEIKILKEELSFHRQVYQCQVDYAESLLSAVREAYQTFEGNFMELLCKPLEDILSAYKKLKDTASEDDLRTFLSSFKEHESQLSDAMDLLQPRKEKEQSGITALSDFQTHFVDAVHSLTRKCVSKRDKLMKQLLEARDGGLKEDTTTCTSTADDEAVNTSESGKGLSLLQQLKTL; encoded by the exons atgaaaaaaaCTCCGATCTCCCATCGCCATTTGCCATCGAGTACTCGCCACTCAGatgatgtaaacaaaacaaggaaTGCCACTTCGAAG ACAAGGCCTTTAGTGTCCTCAAGTAGCTCCACATCAGATTTCCAGCAGAAATCCAAAAATGACAGTGTCTTTGGTAAGACACTCCTAGACACACAGACATCATTAAGTGTAAGAGACAGACAACTGCAAAAATACCAGCAACAGTTAGAG CatctgaagaaagaaaacaatgaactCAAAGCAGAGCTGCAATTCATCAG GTCTCTCTACAAACAGCTTGTGGAAGAAGTACCACAGGAGAGATTTGATGAACGGAGAGTAAACTTACTTAAATCTCAGGTTATACAACTAGAGAGACAA GTTCTTCTCCAGGCTAGTGCTTTGCAAGCCAGAAAAAATTTGTTcctacaaattgaaaataaacttctAAACTTAAAGGAAACATTGAG GAGTCTTTACTCACCAGATGAGCCATCAAATTATTTAACAGTATCACGTGAATATATACAGAATTTGGAATATCGATTAGAGGGAACAAGACTTGATTTATACAAGAACAAAGAG AGTGCTGAGGCTGATGACCTCTGTCTGCCTGCCATATACATGGATGATTTCTTGAAACAATCAAAATCTGTGGAAGATCAAACTGTTACCCTATTAGACTGTTGCAGTGGAAAAGTTGAACATCTTAACTTGAAGCATGTG TCCAGGCTTGAATCAAAGCTCTGCAAACTTTACAAAAACATGGTTTGCCTGAAGGAAATGCTTACAGTTGAGCCATCCTCGCAACCAGCAAGCTTAATCAGTGAACATATATCACAGCCAATCAGAGATAGGCTTGCAAGTCATGTGACAACAGTGACAGACATGCTGAGAGACTGTAGTGAGGACCTGTTGTCTTTGTCTGTCCTGTATCCTGCTGCACCCTGG CCTCCCTTAAAGAAGGCTATTCGAGAAGACCTCACAGAAGAGAGTATCATGTCTCACATGCCAGAGCTGAGCCGGAAAAAACAGCAAGAG GTGAGATCAGTTGTGCAAGCCTTGATGAAATCAATCAGCTATTCAAAGCACATACTGTCACTAGAG ATAAAAATACTTAAAGAGGAGCTGTCATTTCATCGGCAAGTTTATCAATGCCAGGTGGACTATGCAGAGTCCCTGCTATCTGCAGTTAG AGAGGCATACCAGacatttgaaggaaattttatGGAACTGCTTTGTAAGCCTTTAGAAG ATATACTCAGTGCttacaaaaaactgaaagacaCAGCCTCTGAAGATGATTTGCGAACTTTTTTGTCCTCATTCAAGGAGCATGAATCACAG TTATCAGATGCTATGGATCTTCTTCAGCCCaggaaggaaaaggaacaaTCAG GTATCACAGCCCTCTCTGACTTCCAAACTCACTTTGTTGATGCTGTGCACTCTCTCACGAGGAAGTGCGTGTCCAAGAGAGATAAGCTGATGAAGCAGTTGCTTGAAGCTAGGGATGGTGGGCTGAAAGAAGACACCACTACATGTACATCAACAGCAGATGACGAGGCAGTGAACACTTCAGAGAGTGGGAAAGGACTCAGCTTGTTACAGCAATTGAAAACAttataa
- the LOC131779765 gene encoding histone H3 codes for MARTKQTARKSTGGKAPRKQLATKAARKSAPATGGVKKPHRYRPGTVALREIRRYQKSTELLIRKLPFQRLVREIAQDFKTDLRFQSSAVMALQEASEAYLVGLFEDTNLCAIHAKRVTIMPKDIQLARRIRGERA; via the coding sequence ATGGCTCGTACCAAGCAAACTGCGCGTAAATCTACTGGCGGTAAAGCACCCCGTAAACAGCTTGCCACAAAAGCCGCCAGAAAGAGTGCTCCTGCAACTGGTGGTGTTAAGAAACCCCATCGTTACAGGCCTGGAACTGTTGCCCTTCGTGAGATTCGTCGCTACCAGAAGTCCACCGAACTGCTTATCCGCAAACTGCCTTTCCAGCGTCTCGTGCGTGAAATCGCCCAAGATTTCAAGACCGACTTGCGTTTCCAGAGCTCAGCAGTGATGGCTCTCCAAGAAGCCAGCGAGGCATACCTTGTTGGTCTCTTTGAGGACACCAACTTGTGTGCAATCCACGCAAAGCGAGTTACTATTATGCCGAAAGACATCCAGCTCGCCCGCCGAATCCGAGGGGAACGCGCTTAA
- the LOC131779763 gene encoding 6-phosphofructo-2-kinase/fructose-2,6-bisphosphatase produces MNRSLYPASCPPIVHVPTCIVMVGLPARGKTYVSRKLTRYLNWIGVNTKVFNLGEYRREMAGAHCKHSFFDPSNTDGMNVREKCAELALEDITKWLNDKGQVAIFDATNTTRARRKKVTDHLTAHGFKEFFVESVCDDNEIIRSNILEVKVNSPDYQGVPPEEARQDFEARINHYNNFYEPLALDHDSNMPFLKVIDGGKRFLMNKVEGYLQSRVVYYIMNLHITPRAIYLSRHGESMMNLQGRIGGDSDLSERGWEYSKVLGKFVKENMPDDLKVWTSEMKRTNQTASAIDRPIEKWKAINEIDAGVCEGMTYEEIQEQFPQAFAKRDEDKFHYRYARGESYEDLVARLEPVIMELERQQNVLVICHQAVARCLLAYFLDHSSNELPYLRVPLHTLIKLTPVAYGCRVEKIDLKVPAVNTHREKPKVVTVSRTSEDALETVPEHE; encoded by the coding sequence ATGAATCGTTCTCTATATCCCGCCTCGTGTCCTCCGATTGTACACGTTCCTACTTGCATAGTAATGGTTGGTTTGCCGGCGAGAGGTAAAACTTATGTTTCGAGAAAACTAACCCGGTATCTCAACTGGATCGGCGTCAACACCAAGGTATTCAACCTCGGGGAGTACCGCCGCGAAATGGCTGGTGCTCACTGCAAACACTCCTTCTTCGATCCAAGTAATACGGATGGAATGAATGTACGTGAAAAGTGCGCAGAACTCGCCCTGGAAGACATCACAAAATGGCTGAACGACAAGGGACAGGTAGCTATCTTCGATGCTACGAACACCACTCGAGCTAGAAGAAAGAAAGTCACGGATCACCTCACCGCCCATGGCTTTAAGGAATTTTTCGTGGAGTCAGTTTGTGATGACAACGAGATCATTCGTTCCAACATTCTGGAGGTAAAGGTAAACTCCCCTGACTATCAGGGGGTACCCCCAGAAGAGGCTCGCCAAGACTTTGAGGCCCGAATTAATCATTACAACAATTTCTATGAACCTCTCGCTTTGGACCATGATTCTAATATGCCCTTTCTGAAAGTGATTGATGGTGGAAAGCGATTTCTGATGAATAAAGTGGAAGGATATCTGCAGAGTAGGGTAGTTTACTACATCATGAACTTGCATATCACCCCAAGAGCCATCTATCTGTCAAGACATGGTGAAAGCATGATGAACTTGCAAGGGAGGATTGGAGGAGATTCTGATCTCTCTGAGAGGGGCTGGGAGTACAGCAAGGTGCTTGGAAAgtttgttaaggaaaatatGCCAGATGATCTCAAAGTCTGGACCAGTGAAATGAAGCGCACCAATCAGACGGCAAGTGCCATTGACAGACCAATCGAGAAGTGGAAAGCCATTAATGAAATTGATGCAGGTGTATGTGAGGGAATGACATACGAAGAAATACAGGAGCAATTTCCTCAGGCTTTTGCAAAGAGAGATGAAGATAAGTTCCACTATCGCTACGCTCGTGGGGAGTCTTATGAAGATCTTGTGGCCCGGCTAGAACCAGTTATCATGGAGCTGGAGCGGCAGCAGAATGTGCTTGTGATCTGTCACCAAGCTGTAGCCCGTTGCCTACTGGCATACTTTTTAGACCACAGCTCTAATGAGTTACCTTACTTACGTGTTCCATTGCACACCCTCATAAAGCTCACTCCAGTAGCATATGGTTGTCGTGTGGAGAAGATTGATTTGAAGGTTCCAGCTGTAAACACACACAGGGAAAAGCCCAAGGTTGTGACAGTGAGCCGAACCTCTGAGGATGCATTGGAGACTGTTCCCGAACATGAGTGA
- the LOC131779777 gene encoding histone H1-delta-like, producing the protein MSVVLPRSRSRSRSRSRSRSRSRSRSRSKSPGGKMKKAKNPRAKRPARRPAAAHPPYIDMVVTAITAMKERGGSSRQAIEKYIKANNRITGDPSSHLKVALKRGVQTGKLIHTKGTGASGSFKVGKAPAAPKKKPAKRVVAKKSKKKAGTPKKRTTKKKTAKKATKKKKTPAKKGKSPAKKKTAAKKSAAKTAAKKKTKSPKKRVTPKKKTAKKTKAKAKK; encoded by the coding sequence ATGTCTGTTGTTTTACCAAGATCCCGTTCGCGATCCAGATCGAGATCGAGGTCACGCTCAAGATCCCGCTCGAGATCAAGGTCGAAAAGTCCCGGCGGCAAAATGAAGAAGGCGAAAAATCCAAGGGCAAAGAGACCAGCTCGTCGTCCTGCTGCAGCGCATCCACCGTACATTGACATGGTCGTCACTGCCATAACTGCGATGAAGGAGCGAGGTGGTTCTTCGAGGCAGGCCATTGAGAAATACATCAAAGCAAATAACAGAATCACCGGAGATCCATCTTCGCATTTGAAGGTAGCTTTGAAGCGCGGCGTGCAGACCGGCAAGCTGATACACACTAAAGGAACTGGTGCATCGGGATCCTTCAAAGTTGGAAAAGCACCTGCTGCGCCAAAGAAGAAACCAGCAAAGAGGGTAGTCGCTAAAAAGTCCAAAAAGAAGGCTGGCACGCCTAAGAAGCGaacaacgaaaaagaaaaccGCTAAGAAAGccacaaagaaaaagaagactcCAGCTAAGAAGGGAAAGTCTCCAGCCAAGAAGAAAACCGCAGCAAAGAAATCTGCAGCAAAGACTgctgcaaagaaaaagacaaagagCCCTAAAAAGCGAGTTACACCTAAAAAGAAGACAGCGAAGAAGACCAAAGCAAAAGCTAAGAagtaa
- the LOC131779742 gene encoding dual specificity mitogen-activated protein kinase kinase 1, whose protein sequence is MSKPPNKKLNKLNLTIAPSTTVPDPVLPNDAAGIGSQKVEEIRKKFDELNLDSLQRERLEAFLAEKRKIGELNAEDFEKLAELGAGNGGVVTKVLHKPSGLIMARKLIHLEIKPAIRNQIIRELKVLHDCNSPYIVGFYGAFYSDGEISICMEHMDGGSLDQILKKADLVPEDILGVITIAVLKGLSYLRENHSIIHRDVKPSNILVNSRGEIKLCDFGVSGQLIDSMANSFVGTRSYMSPERLQGANYTVQSDIWSFGLSLIEMAIGRYPIPPPEENQKSTSPSHLKRIPPGTRPPSGVSNDARPMAIFELLDYIVNEPPPQLPPEQFSEEFCEFVNKCLVKNPSERANLKVLMDHVFIKISESKKVDFAGWVCSVAGL, encoded by the exons ATGTCCAAACCTCCTAACAAAAAGTTGAACAAACTGAATTTGACTATAGCCCCATCCACTACAGTCCCTGATCCAGTATTACC TAACGATGCTGCCGGCATCGGCTCGCAAAAAGTGGAGGAGATACGAAAGAAATTCGACGAACTGAACTTGGATTCCTTACAGCGCGAGAGGCTGGAGGCGTTTCTAgctgaaaagaggaaaattggAGAATTGAACGCAGAGGATTTTGAGAAATTGGCTGAATTAGGCGCAGGAAATGGTGGCGTCGTTACAAAGGTTTTGCACAAGCCGAGCGGTCTGATAATGGCTCGAAAG CTAATTCACTTGGAAATCAAACCAGCTATAAGGAACCAGATCATCAGAGAACTCAAGGTTTTACACGATTGCAACTCCCCCTACATCGTTGGATTTTATGGGGCCTTTTACAGTGATGGAGAAATCTCTATTTGTATGGAACACATG GATGGTGGTTCCCTGgatcaaatattgaaaaaggcTGATCTAGTACCTGAGGATATTTTGGGAGTTATCACAATTGCT GTTTTAAAAGGCTTAAGCTACCTTAGAGAAAACCACAGTATTATACACAGAG ATGTGAAGCCCTCAAATATTTTAGTAAACTCCCGTGGTGAAATCAAGCTCTGTGACTTTGGAGTTAGTGGACAGTTAATTGACTCAATGGCAAATTCTTTTGTTGGCACACGATCTTACATGTcg CCTGAAAGACTTCAAGGAGCTAACTACACAGTTCAATCTGACATTTGGAGTTTTGGATTATCATTGATTGAGATGGCAATTGGAAGGTATCCAATTCCACCAcctgaagaaaaccaaaaaagcACAAGTCCATCACATTTAAAGAGAATACCTCCAGGAACAAGGCCACCCAGTGGTGTGAGCAATGATGCAAGGCCAATGGCGATATTTGAATTACTGGACTATATTGTGAATGAG CCTCCTCCCCAGCTACCACCAGAGCAATTTTCAGAAGAGTTTTGTGAGTTTGTCAACAAATG TCTTGTTAAGAATCCTTCAGAAAGAGCTAACCTCAAAGTGTTAATG GATCATGTCTTCATCAAGATATCTGAGTCAAAAAAGGTGGATTTTGCTGGCTGGGTTTGTTCAGTTGCTGGTCTATAG